The Candidatus Methylomirabilota bacterium genomic interval GTCGCTCATATCCCAGAAAGGCCGTTTGCCGCGTCCTGGCAAGGTCGCGGACGGCATCCGCCACCCCCTGGGCCTCTCCAAACGCCTTCAGGTGCGCCCGCGACGTGTCCCGCTGACGCCTCAACTCGGTCTCGAATCCGTTCCAGTCGCACACCGCCGACTGTTCAGCGGCGATCTCCTCGATCAGGTCGCGCGGCACGCCGTAGGTATCATAGAGCTCAAACAGCTTCGACCCCGGCAGGACGGCCCGCTCCGCTGTCGGCGCCTTGACGTTCCGGATCAGGTCATGCAGCCGAGGGAGCGCCTCACGCAGTACGATACCGAACCGATCCTCCTCAATCCAGGCCAGGCGCGCGACATGGGCTCGACTCGCCGGCAGCTCCGGATAGGCCTCCGTCATCAGGTCGATGACCCTATCGGTGGCAGTGGCCAGGAACGGCTCATTCAGGCCCAGGAGACGACCATGGCGAAGCGCCCGGCGAAGGATCCGACGCAGGACGTAACCCCGCCCCTCATTGCTGGGCAGGACACCGTCGGCTAGCGCAAAGGTCACCGCCCTCGCGTGATCGGCGATAACCCGCATGGAGACATCGTCCTGCTCGTCCGCGCCGTATCCTTTCTGCGACAGCCCCTCGACCGCGGCGATCAACGGCCGGATCAGGTCGCTCTCAAAATTACTCTTCACCCCCTGGCAGACCGCAGCCATTCGCTCCAATCCGGCTCCCGTATCGATGCTCGGCCTGGGCAGCGGCGTCAGGGTTCCGGACCCGTCACGGTTGTACTGCATGAAGACCAGATTCCACAGCTCCAGGTAGCGATCGCATCCGCACTCGATGCTGCAGGTCGGCCGCCCGCACCCGATCGACGGACCCTGATCGAAGATCAGCTCGGAGCACGGCCCGCATGGGCCCGTCTCGCCCATAGACCAAAAATTGTCTTTGTCTCCCAGCCGAACGATACGATCGGGCGGCAGATCGGTCAGCCGTCGCCACAACTCGCCCGCCGCATCGTCGTCCTTATAAATAGTGACCCAGAGCCGCTCTTCAGGGAGTTTCAACTCGCGCGTCAGAAACGCCCAGCCGTATTCGATGGCGCCCTCTTTGAAGTAATCACCAAAGGAGAAGTTGCCGAGCATCTCAAAGAACGTATGGTGCCGGGCGGTCCGCCCGACGTTCTCCAGATCGTTATGCTTGCCGCTCACGCGCAGGCACTTCTGAACAGAGACGGCACGTCGATAGGGGCGCTGATCGGTCCCCAGGAAGACCCCCTTAAACGGCACCATCCCGGCATTGGTGAACAACAGCGTCGGATCGTCGGCAGGAACCAGCGAGGCGCTCGCCACCACTGCATGGTCGTGTTGTTCAAAAAATCGTAAGAATCGCTCGCGGATCTCTCCGCCCGTCAGCCCCGTCATCGGCGTTCCATTAACCTTGCGGCTTCTCGTACAGGAGCCGTCTGATAATGTCAGGTGAAAATCCTCTCCGATACAGAAATCGTGCGATCTGATCGACTCGGGCTGAAGCCGATCCGCGTCCGAGCGCCGCGCGCTTGCCGGCCATCGCGCGGCGGGCAACCGGCTCTTCGCCCCCCTCGTAGATCTCCTCCAGCACCTCGCGCATAACCGGCGCCTCAACCCCCTTGGCTTCGAGCTCCTTGCGTAATCGGTGCGGTCCCATCGGTTTGGTCCGAACTCGGCCTCTGGCCCAGGCGGTTGCAAATCGTCGATCGTTCAGATAGCCTTCCGCTTTCAGTCGTTCGACCGCCGCCCTGGATTCCGCCTGAGCAAATCCCTTCATCGTCAGTTGACGGGCCAGTTCGGCGATCGTTCGATCCCGGGCAGCGAGGAGCCGAATGCCTGCCCTGTACGCCGCGCCGGGCGACCTTGGCGCTAGTGCGGCCTTCGATCCCGCAGGCTCCCCGTTCGCTCCGGGGTCCAGGGCTGATCGACCGCGCTCTCGATCCCTCGTACCTTGAGCGCGAAGTCGTTGGGGTTGCTGCTCCACTTCAGCGCCTCCTCATAACTTACCAGGCCCCGCTGGTAGAGGCTCATAATCGACTGGTCAAAGGTCTGCATCCCATATTCGGATGTCCCGGCGGCGATCACCTCCGCGATCTTTCTGGTCTTATCGGAGTCGACGATGTACTCCCGAATGGTGGCCGTTGCGATCATCACCTCGACGGCCGGTACCCGTCCGCTCCCGTCAGCCCGCGGGATCAACCGCATCGAGACAACCCCCCTCAACACGGACGCAAGCTGTAGTCGGACCTGCTTTTGCTGATAGGGCGGAAAGATGGCGATGATGCGGTTGATCGTCTCGGCGGCATCGATGGTGTGCAGGGTACTCAACACCAGGTGGCCGGTCTCGGCGGCCACAATCGCCGTACTGATCGTATCGAAGTCGCGCATCTCTCCCACCAAAATCACGTCCGGATCCTGACGAAGCGCGCTACGCAGCGCGCCGGCGAAGGACTCGGTGTCGATCCCAACCTCCCGCTGGCTGATCAGACACCGATGATCCGAATGGAGAAACTCGATCGGGTCCTCGATGGTGACGATATGACCGGTTCGATTCACGTTGATATGGTCGATCATGGCCGCCAAGGTTGTCGATTTCCCGCTTCCCGCTGTGCCGGTCACCAACACCATCCCCCTGGCTTCCATGGCTAGTTTTCCGATGATCGGCGGAAGATTCAGTTCCTCAATCGTTTCAACCTTGAGCGGGATGACTCGAAAGATGGCCCCCGCCATCCCCCGCTGCTGAAACAGGTTGGTCCGAAACCGGCCCAGCCCAGCGATACCGTAGCCGACATCCAACTCCCGATGTTGCACGAACTGGCGTCGCTGCAGCTCCGTCGTCACGAGGCCGACCGTCGCATCGAGATCGGCTTCACTCAGGCACGGTTCATCCTGCATGGGGATGAGTTGGTGATCGATTCGCAGGACAGGCGGGGCGCCGACCTTCAGGTGAAGGTCTGAGGCGCGTTGCTCGACGGCCAACCTCAGGAGTCGATCAAGATCGACAGGCATCCCTGCGATGACCTCTCCAGATATCCCGTAATTCCATCCGGACGGGGGAATCTAACGTGTCTGCGCCGTAACTGCAGCCTCGACGGCGCCGGTTAACCCCAGGGCCGCGCGCACCTTACCTTCGATTTCACCGCACAGCTCGCCATTTTCCTGCAAAAAGCGTTTCGCGTTCTCCCGCCCCTGGCCGATCCGTTCTCCGGCATAGGAGAACCAGGAGCCGCTCTTTTCGATGATCTTGTATTCAACACCGAGATCCAGGATCCCCCCGGTCCGGGAGATCCCTTCACCGTAAATGAGGTCGAACTCGGCTTCCTTGAACGGCGGGGCCACCTTGTTCTTCACCACCTTCACCTTTACGCGTGACCCCACGATATTTTCCCCGTCTTTGATGCTTGAGATTCGCCGGATGTCGAGCCGGATCGACGAGTAAAACTTCAGCGCCCGACCGCCGGTCGTAGTCTCGGGATTGCCGAACATGACTCCGATCTTCTCTCGAAGTTGATTGATGAAGATCACGCAGGTCTTCGATTTGCTGATGGCCGCCGTCAGCTTCCGAAGCGCCTGCGACATCAGCCTGGCCTGAAGGCCCATGGTCGGCTCACCCATCTCGCCGTCGATCTCGGCTCGAGGCACGAGGGCAGCGACAGAATCGATCACGACAGCATCGACGGCCCCGCTCCGAACCAGAACCTCTGTGATCTCCAGCGCCTGCTCCCCCGTATCCGGCTGCGAGATCAGGACGTCGTCAATCTTGACCCCCAAGGACCGCGCGTAGCCGGCATCGAGCGCGTGCTCGGCGTCGACAAATGCGGCAGAGCCCCCGGCACGTTGCGCCTCGGCGATGATATGCAGGGCTAACGTGGTCTTTCCGGACGACTCGGGTCCGAAAATCTCGATGATGCGGCCACGCGGTACCCCCCCTACTCCCAACGCAGCATCCAACTCCAGCGAACCGGTAGAAATGGCCGCAACGGGCAAGAGGGCGCCGGAACTGCCCATCCTCATGATGGAGCCTTTACCGTATAGTTTTTCAATCTGGGCGATCGCCAGATCCAGCGCGCGTTCGCGTTCTTTACCGTCCCCCCTGTCTATCAGCTTCTCCGCCACGGCTCCCCTCCAGGTCTGTAAGTCCGCCATACGTGCGCACCTATCCGCGTGACAACCGTAGGCGATTTCCGGCAAGTTGTCAAGAGTGCTGGAGCTGTCATATTCACACTGCACTCCCCGTCTCATAGTGACTAGTACTTACTTGCGAAAGTTAGCGCACATAAGCCGTCATACCCGCGAAAGCGGGTATCCGGAACTCCCGGTATTTCCTGGATTCCGGCTCGCGCCCGCGATGCGGACTTGGCCGGAATGACGTCTACAACAAATATGCAACGAATTTGAGAAACAGGACACCAGCCTATCCATCGAACGCCGCACCCCCGGGCAGGGATGTTTCAGAGTGAAACCGACTGAAACATCCTGTTTCATGGAACAGCGATCTCCCCGATCTGATCCGCTCCATCCTCTCGGCTGAGCCTGCCCGTGAACTACATTGGAAATGCAGAGTTAGGGAAATCTGCTGTGCGATTTCGATGTTGGCATGCGGCTTGTTAATTCAGGAAGGAACGATATCGCAAACGGCCGGCAACGAACAATAAGGCACAAGGCAACTCAAGCCGGGGAGGTGTAATCAGCATGAATAGCAGGGGGTGGGTCTACAACAAGAGCTTCGTTGAATGCCTCGGTCTGACGCGTCGGGAGGTGGAGGTGCTCATCTGGGTCAGCGACGGGAAGACCAATGCCGAAATCGGACAGATCCTCAGCAGGAGCCCACGGACCGTACAGAAGCACCTGGAGCATATCTTCGAGAAGTTGGGGGTTGAAACACGCACAGCAGCAGCCGCACGCGTACTCGCCCTCACCGTTTCTCACGCAACAGCCTCAGGTGTCTCGTTGTCTCAGGCTGCAGCGTGAAGATAGGCCGGGCTTCTTCGCTACACCACAAGCGGTTCTTTTATGGACGACATTATAATCTTGACATTATAGTTCACTTCGGATAGTCAATCTCGGAGTCGGTTAACTTTGCGAAGTCAGCTCGCAGTTATAATGGTACGCTATGGATCTCTGTCGGTCGTCAACCCCGCGCCGCTCCATACTACCCATCCTCTTCTGCTCAACCGTCTTGCTTCTGTTGAGCATCTGTTCCGCTATGGCCGAGGAAGCGGGACGGATTGTGAGCGTCGGGGGTAGCGTTGAGGTCTTTCGGGCGCAGCACTGGCAGCCCATAGGGCTCCGTCACATCCTCGTCCCTGGGGATGTGGTGCGGACGGGTCCGAAGAGTCGAGCGGCCATCCTGCTCTCCGACGAGTCCCTGATCAAGGTCAACGCCAACAGCACCCTGGAGATCACGGCGGTGATGCCGCCTCCAGGCAAACCTGCCCGTGCTGCCGTCGGCCCTGTCCAGACGATCCTCAATCTGTTAAAAGGGGAGGTCTGGAGTTCAAGCCACGGCAGGCCCTTTCAGATTCGGACGCCGGCCGCGACGGCCACCATTCGGGGAACAGAGTTCGATCTCGCCATCGGTCTCGCCAACGAATCGCATCTTGCCGTGCTGGATGGGGCCGTCGAATTCCGAAATCCTCAAGGGGCTGTCGTCGTAAGGGCGGGCGAGGAGGCCACGGCCAGGGTGGGCGAACGCCCAAGTAAGACCCTTCTCCTCAAGCCGATCGATGCGGTCCAATGGTCGCTGTACTACCCAGGGATCGTCAGCGTCCGAGACTACCCGCTGACCGGCGTCGCGCCGCATCGTCTCCCCGAAAGGCTGGCCGATGCGGAGCAACGCGTAGCCTCAGGACCAGCGGATCCGGGGGCGAGACTCACGCTGGCCGAAATCCTCTTCGATCTGGGAAGACAGAAAGACGCACGCACGGAATTTGAGAAAACCCTGGCCCTCGATCCAGGGAGCCCACGGGCCCTCGCCGGTCTCGGATGGGCCTACCTGGTGGAAGGAAGGATTGAGGAGGCGTTGAGGGCGTTCCGGCAGGCGACACCCCCTACCCTTTCGGCCCTCGTAGGAGAGGCCAACGCGCTGTATCGACTGAATCGCTTCGATGAGATGGATGAGGTCATCGCTGAAGCCAAGAGCCGCTTCCCATCCTCCCCGCAGCCCCCGACGCAGGCCGCGCTGCTCTACCTCATTCAGGGCCGGGTGGCCGAGGCGCGCCAAGAGTTGGAGCATGCCTTGACCCTCGATCCCGGCTATGCGCCGGCGCATGGCCTTCGTTCCAACATCGCGCTGGTTCGGAATGAGAAGGGGATCGCGCAGCAGGCCGCGATGCAGGCGGTTGCCGCCAATCCGTCCTCTGCCTCATCCTACCTCGATCTGAGCCTGGCGAAGCAGGCCGAGTTCCGCCTGGACGAGGCGCTTCAGGCAGCCAGGAAGGCGCTGGAGATGGAGTCGGACAATCCCATGGCCATGATCCAGGTCAGTCGCCTTCTCTTCGGCCTCGGGAACCTCTCCGAGGCGTCGCGCATGGCCGAGGAGGCCCGCCGGCGAGCTCCCTCAGATCCCCTGGTCACCAGCACATGGGGTTTCCTCTTGCTGGCTCAGGGAAAGACTAAGGAAGCCATCACGGCCTTTGACCAGGCGATCGAGCAAGATTCCACCCGTGGGGAGCCTCACTTGGGTCGTGGTCTGGCGCTGTTCAGGTCGGGGCAGACCGAGGAGGCGGTTCAGGAGATGCGGATGGCCACCCTCCTGGAGCCCAAGGTCTCGCTCTATTGGAGCTATTTGGGGAAGGCGCTCTACGAGGTGAAACGCTATCCCGAGGATGGCGATCCTTTTTCCGTCGCCAAGCAGTTGGACCCGAACGATCCGACCCCGTGGCTCTATGACGCCATCCGCAAGCAGAGCATCAATCGCCCGGTGGAGGCGGTGCAAGATCTGCAGCGATCGATCGAGCTCAACGACAATCGGGCGGTCTACCGGTCGCGCCTGCTGCTGGACCAGGATCTGGCCGCGCGCGGCGCGACCCTTGCGCGGATCTACAATGAACTGGGATACCAGCAGCTTGCGTTGGTTGAGGGGTGGAAAGCGGCTATTGAGGATCCCACCAACTACTCGGCCCATAGGTTCCTGTCCGACTCGTATGCCGCCTTGCCTCGCCACGAGATCGCCAGGGTGAGTGAGCTGCTCCAGTCTCAGCTCCTGCAGCCGATCAGCATCACCCCGGTGCAGCCGCAACTGGCAGAGAGCGAGCTGTTCATCTTCGGCAGTGCCGGTCCGGCGGAACCATCCATGAACGAGTTCAACCCCCTCTTCGTCCGTGATCGCGTGGCGCTCCTGGCCTCGGGAACCGCCGGGGAACAACACACGCTCGGCGATGAGTTGGTCCAGTCGGGCATCTGGGGACCTGTTTCCTATAGCCTTGGCCAGTTCCATCACGAGGACAACGGATTCCAGAAAAACAATGACCTGAACCAGGATGTGTACAACGCCTTCGTCCAGGCGAGTCTCACACCCAACACTAGCGCACAGATCGAATATCGGTTCACCGATACCCACAAAGGGGATCGAGACTTGCGCTTCCTCGGCGACTTCCTACCGGATGAGCGACAGGAGCGAGAAACCCATTCGGCGCGACTGGGTCTTCATCACGCATTCTCCCCCCAGTCCGATGTGATCGCCTCGTTTATCTACAAGCACGTAGACGATGATCTGCGGCTTCAGGGGGTCCATGGTGCGTTGGAGGAGAATGGGTATTTGGGTGAACTCCAGCACCTGTTTCGGTCTCAGACGTTGCACGTGATCAGCGGCCTCGGACATCTGACCGCCGACCGTAGGAATGTACTAACCATCGATGTTCAACAACTGGGAATGCGGTTTGTTACAGTCGACCCAAAGAATGTGCATCACACCAACCTGTACGTCTACTCCAACATCAACTATTTTGAGTGGGCCACGCTGACGGTTGGCGTAAGCGCCGATTTCTTTAAAGGTGTGATCGTGGACCGCGACCAGGTCAACCCGAAGCTAGGGGTGACGTTGAATCCCCTCCGCGACACGACGCTGCGCGCGGCGGTCTTCCGAACCCTGAAAAGACGCCTGCTCTCGGACCAGACCATCGAGCCGACGCAGGTAGCCGGGTTCAATCAGTTCTTTGATGACGCTGAAGGCACAGAGGCATGGCGTTACGGGGTCGGCCTCGATCAGCGATTCTCACCCACGCTCTACGCCGGTGCTGAGGTGTCAAAACGCAACCTGGAGATCCCATTTTTCGACGCCACCAGTGGTGTTCCCCGAGCACGAGAGGTTACTTGGAAAGAGTATCTGGCCCGCGGATATCTGTACTGGACACCCCACGCCTGGGTTGCCGTCAGCGGCGAGTATCAGTTTGAGCGGTTCGCTCGAAATAGAGAGTTCGGGGCGGGGATCAGGGAGGTCAACACGCACCGTCTCCCGTTCGGGATCAGTCTCTTCCACCCATCCGGATTCAGCGCCAGATTGAAGGCGACCTATGTCAATCAGGAGGGAGATTTTCACCCCCAAGCATCGCCACCGGATCTGTTTATACGCGGAGCCGATCGGTTCTGGATTGTCGACGCAGCCGTGCGGTATCGCCTGCCTAACCGGCTCGGATTCATCACTGTCGAGGCCCGTAACCTGTTCGACGAGCGATTCAGGTTTCAGGATACCGATCCAGCAAATCCACAGATACAGCCGTCGCGATCGGTCTTTGTCAGGCTTACACTGGCGTTCTAGCACCGGCGAGGTGGCTCATGAGATCATTGGCCACCTTCAGACCAGGCCAAGCCGGAATCCGATACGAGCAAGGAGGTGAGCAAAGCAGTACCCCGGACATCGATCTGAGCGCAGAGCGAAACGGAACCGTCAATCTCTTCTCGGGAGGTACGTAACATGAAAACGCACGGGCAGCACGGGCAGGTGGTCATTACCATAGACGCTGAAACTGGTAAGTTGGTCAGCGTGACAGATGGAAAGGGGAAGGTTGCTCAGCGGGTTGAAGCGACTGCGGCCAATCCTTCAGTCCTCGGAACGATCCTCAGTGCGAGTACAGGTACGGTGTTCCATACTCAGATCAACCCTTGCTCTAAATGGGTTTATTGGGACGGGAATTGGTATCAGGTCCCCTGCTAGCAGCGCGTAAATCCATCCTGGTGGCGATACGCCGGCTCGCTCCCATTCGTCGGGACGAGGCCGGGGTCTCCGACGAGAGAGTAATAAAAGGTACCAGATCGCTCACACACTAAGATGATTGCCCAAAGATGATTGCCCAAAGAAGATACCGCCTTACGCCGATCGATGATGGCGCCCATATCGGGGATGTGGGCGCCATCGCTGACCCGGGTAGACCACGACACTAAGGACAATACACCAGATGACCAACAGTGACAGAGTTCGGCCTGCGCTACAAGCCGCTCTCATCACCATTTTCGCTTTCGCCGCCATGCTCATTCTCGCTCATCTTCCCCCCTTCTCCCTCCTTGAACTGAAGGGATTGGATTTCCTGTTCCGTCTGCGGGGACCCCTTGCCCCGCCCAGCGAGATCGTCGTCGTCGCCATCGATGAGCCGTCGTTTGCCGAGATCTCGAAGCAGTGGCCCTGGCCCAGGAGCCTGCACGCCCGTCTGATCGATCAACTGAAAAAGGCGGGGGCCAGGGTCATCGGCTTCGATATCCTCTTTGCAGAGCCTTCCCAACCGGAGGAGGATCAGGCGTTGGCGAGAGCCATCCGAGAGGTCGGCAACGTCGTCCTCGCCGGCGAGCGGGCCGTCGTCGCCGATCGACTCTTTCGTCACACCATCCTGGTCGATCCGATCGAACCGTTCCAGACGGCTGCGTCGGTGGGGATCGCCACCCTCCCGATTGAGCCGGACGGGACCGTGCGACGGCCCCTTCCCGTCTCACCCGACCTCCCCTCGTTCGCCTCCCGGATCGTTGGACTCTACCTGGGGCAGGAGCACGGGATCGGGGTCGATCCATCTGAGGCGAACCTGATTAACCATCTGGGCCCTCCAAGGACCGTGAAGACGGTGTCCTATTACCAGGCCCTCGAGGCCGACCGGATGCTGCCGCCCCTGACCTTCACCGACAAGATCGTCCTGATCGGCCGGGCTCTCCAGGCGGCGCCCGAGCCGCAACGCACCGCCCCAGATCTCTTCTTCACCCCGTTCTCCCCCGACGCAGGGAGCCTCACCGCCGGTGTCGAGATCCATGCCACGATCGTCGCCAACCTTCTGGCAGGCCGGATGGTGCGCGAACCCTCCTCAGGGGTGCGCTATGCCCTCCTCTTCTTCCTGGCCCTGATCGGCAGTCTCGCCACCCTGCACCTGCGGCCCCTCCGAGCCCTCGGGGCGACCCTCGGCCTTTCGGCGCTCTTGCTCATGATCGCGTATGGGCTCTTCACAGGGAAGAATCTGTGGCTGCCCATCGTCGCCGGCACGGTTGAGCTCGGTCTGGTCTATGGCGGGTATCTGATCGCTCAGCTCTTCTCCGCCCAGCGGGAACACCGTCTCGCGCTGGAAGCGATGAACCGGGACCTGGAACACAAGGTCACGGAGCGCACGGCCCAAATGGTCGCGGCGAATGAAGCGCTGGCATGGGAGCATCGCGAGTTGCAGGAGACCCTGCAGAAGCTCGCCCAGACTCAGAGCGAGCTGATCCAGTCGGAAAAGATGGCCTCCTTAGGGTTTCTGGTAGCCGGGCTCGCGCATGAGCTGAACAATCCTATCAGCTTCGTCCACAGCAACATGGATTTCATCGGGGACTATGTCCTGAGGCTGAAGGGGTTGATCGAGGCGAGCGATGCGCTCGAGCTGCCTGGTGACCCTGCCACTCAACGGCTCGCAGAGCTGAAAGAGGAGGCAAGGTTGGACGTGGCAACCTTGAACGAGCTGATCGCCAGTTGTAAGCGGGGGACGGAACGGGTCAAGCGGATTGTCATGGACCTCGGCACCTTTGCCAGGACGGACGATGTCGCCCCCGTGGCGGTCGATCTGCACGAGGGGATCGAGACCACCTTGAGCCTGCTGACCAAGGAGTATAAAAATCGGATCACCGTCCATCGGGAGTATGGGAATCTGCCTCAGGTGGAATGCCATCCCGGCCGCATCAATCAGGTCTTCATGAACCTGCTGCTCAACGCGGCCCAGGCGATCCCCGAGAAGGGCGACATCTGGATCAGCACCGCATCCCAGGGTGAGAAGGTCAGCATCGTCATCAAGGACACCGGCTGCGGCATTCCCGAAGCGCATCTCGCGAAGATCTTTGATCCCTTCTTTACCACCAAGAAGGTGGGGCAAGGGATGGGTCTGGGCCTCAGCCTCAGCTACGGGATTATCCAGCAGCATGGCGGCGCCATGCGGGTATCGAGTCACAATGGCCAGGGAACGGAGTTCACTGTTGAGCTCCCGGTAAAGTGGAGTGGAGTGTAAGATGAAGCGGTACGGGATTCTGCTCGTGGATGACGAACGGGACATCTTACGGACCCTCGCCCTGACGTTCGAAGAGGACTACGACGTCTTTCAAGCCGCCAGCGGCGCTGAAGGGCTGGCAATCCTGGAGCGGCACGAGATCGCCTGCATCATTGCAGATCAACGGATGCCGGAGATGACGGGGGTCGAATTCCTCGAGCGTTCTATGGCCACGCATCCGCAGGCGATCAGGATGGTCCTCACCGGCTATACCGACACCGCCTCGCTCATCCGGGCCATCAACGACGGCCGAATCTATCGCTATATCACGAAGCCTTGGGATCGGGATAAATTGAAGATCACGGTCAAGCGCGCCGTCGAAAGCTATGAGCTCACCATGGAGAACCAGCGACTCCTCAAGGAGCTTCAGGCCGCCAACGACCGGCTCCAGACGGAGAATCTGTATCTGAAGCGAGAGGTCGAACGCGATCCCCGTTCCGACACCATCATCGGCAACAGCCCGGCCATGCGGCGGGTCTTCGATCTTATCGAAAAGGTCATCGACAGCTCCGCCACGATCCTGCTCACCGGAGAAACAGGAACCGGAAAGGGGGTGATCGCCCATCATCTTCACCAGCATGGCCCCAGACGAAAGGGGCTGTTTATCGAGCAGAACTGCGGGGCGCTCCCGGAGACCCTGCTGGAAAGCGAGCTGTTTGGTCATCGGCGCGGGGCCTTCACGGGCGCCGTGCAGGACAAGAAAGGGCTCTTCGAGGTGGCGGATGGCGGGACCCTCTTCCTCGACGAGGTCAGCGAGATGAGCCCCACCATGCAGGTCAAGCTCCTGCAGGTCCTGCAGGACGGCCGGATGCGGCGGATCGGGGAGACCGACTGCAGGCAGGTTGATGTCCGCATCATCGCGGCGACCAATAAAGACCTGGAGGCGGAGGTCAAGCAAGGCGCCTTCCGGAGGGACCTGTACTACCGGATGAGTGTGTTTCCCATCAGGACCCCGCCCTTGCGGGAGCGACAGGAGGATATCCCGTTGCTGGTTCGTTATTTTTTGGAAAAACAGTGCAGGAAGCTGAAAAAGCCGGTGATCGGGCTGAGCCAGGAGGCCATAGATCGCCTGTGCGACTACGACTTTCCGGGCAACGTCAGGGAGCTGCAAAACCTGATCGAGCGGGCGGTCCTCCTCAGCAACGGCTCTCGGCTTGATCTGGACGAATGGCTGCCGAGGTCCTGTGATCCCTCCCGAACGGCGGGGAGCCCCACCCTGACGCAGATTGAAAAAGATCATATTCTGGAGCAACTCCACTCGCGAAGCGGCAACCTTGCGCTGGTGGCCAAAGACCTCGGGATCAGTCGCACCACGCTGTGGCGCCGGATGAAGGCCTATCAGATCCCGTGGGGCGCGCGGCGAGTAGAATCTGACGAATAAGCCCCCCCAGCAATCCTGTCTTCTCCCATCACGATCGTTCGGGCATACACATTTGACCAGTGTGGTAGACCATATTAGCCTATTTAGATGCATCATCATTTCGTTTGCAATAGCATACGATACCTGCTATACATGATGCAGTCATAGCACATTCTCGCAGGAGGACTATCGATGCGGACGACGATCAATTTACCACACGATTTACTCCAGGAGGCGATGAGGCTCTCAGCCGAGAAAACCAAGACCGCGGTCATCATCACCGCACTTCGAGCCTATGTTCGGGATCGGCGGGTGGACCATCTCATCGCGAAGCGTGGGCGGCTCGAATTCCTCGACACCTGGGACAAGGGTCGCCATGAGCGATAAGGTCCTCGTAGACACATCGGCCTGGATCGAATTCTTCCGCGGTACACCCTCTACGTGCGGTGACAAGGTAGGCGAACTGCTTCGGCGAGATCGCACCTGTGTGACGGGTCTGATTATTGTAGAGCTGTCGCGCGGAGCGAAGGGGACCAGGGAGTTGAGGACACTGGATGAGTTGTTGCGAACCGTGACCTCGTTGGAGGTGAGCGACGACGTCTATCGCAAGGCAGGCGAGTTGTCATACCGGATGGCCCGGCGTGGGCTCACGCTCGGTACCGTTGACGCCGTCATCGCCGCCACGGCCATCCGTCATGATTGCCCGCTCCTGACATTGGACGATCACTTCCAGCAGATCCGCCGGTTTGCGCCGCTCCATCTCGCATAGCCCATTTTTGCTCGGCCCGCCTCGCGTCGTCTATACATAACGGCGTAAGTCACAACAATGGACGTCATTGCCCAGAAAGTCCCCCCTCACCCCCGCCCTCTCCTCCAAAGGAGGCGAGGGGAACCAAAAAAGACCTCCTCTCCCCCAATGGGGGAGAGGACGAAGGTGAGGGGGTGTAGGGCACCGACTTTCATAACCATGGGCGCGCCAGTG includes:
- a CDS encoding type IV pili twitching motility protein PilT, encoding MPVDLDRLLRLAVEQRASDLHLKVGAPPVLRIDHQLIPMQDEPCLSEADLDATVGLVTTELQRRQFVQHRELDVGYGIAGLGRFRTNLFQQRGMAGAIFRVIPLKVETIEELNLPPIIGKLAMEARGMVLVTGTAGSGKSTTLAAMIDHINVNRTGHIVTIEDPIEFLHSDHRCLISQREVGIDTESFAGALRSALRQDPDVILVGEMRDFDTISTAIVAAETGHLVLSTLHTIDAAETINRIIAIFPPYQQKQVRLQLASVLRGVVSMRLIPRADGSGRVPAVEVMIATATIREYIVDSDKTRKIAEVIAAGTSEYGMQTFDQSIMSLYQRGLVSYEEALKWSSNPNDFALKVRGIESAVDQPWTPERTGSLRDRRPH
- the recA gene encoding recombinase RecA, encoding MDRGDGKERERALDLAIAQIEKLYGKGSIMRMGSSGALLPVAAISTGSLELDAALGVGGVPRGRIIEIFGPESSGKTTLALHIIAEAQRAGGSAAFVDAEHALDAGYARSLGVKIDDVLISQPDTGEQALEITEVLVRSGAVDAVVIDSVAALVPRAEIDGEMGEPTMGLQARLMSQALRKLTAAISKSKTCVIFINQLREKIGVMFGNPETTTGGRALKFYSSIRLDIRRISSIKDGENIVGSRVKVKVVKNKVAPPFKEAEFDLIYGEGISRTGGILDLGVEYKIIEKSGSWFSYAGERIGQGRENAKRFLQENGELCGEIEGKVRAALGLTGAVEAAVTAQTR
- a CDS encoding RecX family transcriptional regulator; translation: MKGFAQAESRAAVERLKAEGYLNDRRFATAWARGRVRTKPMGPHRLRKELEAKGVEAPVMREVLEEIYEGGEEPVARRAMAGKRAALGRGSASARVDQIARFLYRRGFSPDIIRRLLYEKPQG
- a CDS encoding alanine--tRNA ligase yields the protein MTGLTGGEIRERFLRFFEQHDHAVVASASLVPADDPTLLFTNAGMVPFKGVFLGTDQRPYRRAVSVQKCLRVSGKHNDLENVGRTARHHTFFEMLGNFSFGDYFKEGAIEYGWAFLTRELKLPEERLWVTIYKDDDAAGELWRRLTDLPPDRIVRLGDKDNFWSMGETGPCGPCSELIFDQGPSIGCGRPTCSIECGCDRYLELWNLVFMQYNRDGSGTLTPLPRPSIDTGAGLERMAAVCQGVKSNFESDLIRPLIAAVEGLSQKGYGADEQDDVSMRVIADHARAVTFALADGVLPSNEGRGYVLRRILRRALRHGRLLGLNEPFLATATDRVIDLMTEAYPELPASRAHVARLAWIEEDRFGIVLREALPRLHDLIRNVKAPTAERAVLPGSKLFELYDTYGVPRDLIEEIAAEQSAVCDWNGFETELRRQRDTSRAHLKAFGEAQGVADAVRDLARTRQTAFLGYERLELEASVVAVIVDGKPIERIGAGREAEVVLDRTPFYAEAGGQVGDTGCLRGETVLAEVLDTKRPLPGLIVHRVRVTRGEMTCGQRLVASVDAGRRAITVKNHTATHLVHAALRQILGDHVRQEGSLVAPDRLRFDFRHYGPLSSAEIAQIEEMVNTKLWANLPVTVEEMRLDEALAKGALAFFGDKYGDEVRVVSVADFSVELCGGTHTRATGEIGLLKIAHETGVAAGIRRIEALTGPGAFAYLRREGDILRESADRLKSKPLEVPEKVDRLVDSARAFEREIQRLRAKLGAEIAEELLEKATQVCGITVVAGLAERYDQRALRELVDRLRTKIDSGVIVLATSVEGRVGWVVAVTPDLTNRLHAGKLVKEVAGITGGSGGGRADLAEAGGKNPDELNRALQMVPELVKRFLG